The following proteins are encoded in a genomic region of Tenacibaculum sp. 190524A05c:
- a CDS encoding HupE/UreJ family protein — translation MNDFILYFKMGLFHVLDLKAYDHILFLIVLAVVYQFKQWKKVIWLITLFTIGHSITLALSAYNILTVRADLVEFLIPLTIFITGLMNVLTARKASVGKENQNLFFALFFGLIHGLGFSNYFKMMIGRAEDKFLPLVEFALGVEAAQIIIVGLILLVGSLVQSVFGVNRRDWILVASSIVIGFAIQMMVNRVFW, via the coding sequence ATGAACGATTTCATATTGTATTTTAAAATGGGCTTATTTCATGTCTTAGATTTAAAAGCCTATGACCATATTTTATTTTTAATTGTTTTAGCTGTTGTATATCAGTTTAAACAATGGAAAAAAGTAATTTGGTTAATTACATTATTTACTATTGGACATTCAATTACATTGGCTTTATCTGCATATAATATACTTACAGTAAGAGCAGATTTAGTTGAGTTTTTAATTCCGTTAACCATTTTCATTACAGGATTAATGAATGTTTTAACTGCAAGGAAAGCTTCCGTTGGGAAAGAGAATCAAAATTTATTTTTTGCGCTGTTTTTTGGATTAATTCACGGTTTAGGATTTTCCAATTATTTTAAAATGATGATCGGAAGAGCAGAAGATAAGTTTTTACCATTAGTAGAATTTGCATTAGGAGTTGAAGCTGCGCAAATAATTATTGTTGGATTAATTTTATTAGTAGGAAGTTTAGTACAGTCTGTTTTTGGTGTAAATCGAAGAGATTGGATTTTAGTGGCTTCTTCAATCGTTATCGGATTTGCTATCCAAATGATGGTAAATCGTGTTTTTTGGTAA
- a CDS encoding DUF2007 domain-containing protein, protein MRDDYTILAVFEYSTEAQVIKSKLDSEGFKTMLMDEKTIDTDPLLSQAIGGVKLLVHNEDLQNASKVYNEIRTYEKDDNGNDINCPNCNSNRILVAESQRKNLFFMLFPFFESRKLICNDCKTIFK, encoded by the coding sequence ATGAGGGACGATTATACAATTTTAGCAGTTTTTGAATATTCAACAGAAGCACAAGTAATTAAATCCAAACTAGATTCTGAAGGATTTAAAACCATGTTGATGGATGAAAAAACTATTGATACTGATCCTCTTTTAAGTCAAGCAATTGGTGGAGTAAAGCTTTTAGTACATAATGAAGACTTACAAAATGCTTCAAAAGTTTACAATGAAATAAGAACTTATGAAAAGGACGATAACGGAAACGATATTAACTGTCCAAATTGTAATTCCAATAGAATTTTAGTTGCGGAATCTCAACGCAAAAACTTGTTCTTTATGCTTTTCCCATTTTTTGAATCGAGAAAATTAATTTGTAACGATTGTAAAACAATCTTTAAATGA
- a CDS encoding translesion error-prone DNA polymerase V autoproteolytic subunit: MSIKLTIFSPKNIESEGAVYIDTGISAGFPSPADDFNESKISLDEELIRNKDETFFARVSGQSMIGAGLDDNDLLVIDRSIPPTNNKIAVCFLDGEFTVKRLRVDGPEVWLQPENPDYPIIKITPENNFLIWGIVTNVIKRV; encoded by the coding sequence ATGAGTATAAAATTAACAATCTTTAGTCCAAAAAATATTGAAAGTGAGGGTGCTGTTTACATCGACACTGGAATTTCAGCTGGTTTCCCTTCGCCTGCAGATGATTTTAATGAATCAAAAATTTCTTTGGATGAAGAACTCATTCGAAATAAAGACGAAACATTTTTTGCTCGAGTTAGCGGACAATCAATGATTGGAGCGGGATTAGACGATAATGATTTGCTTGTAATTGATCGAAGTATTCCACCAACCAATAATAAAATTGCGGTTTGTTTTTTGGATGGTGAGTTTACGGTAAAGAGACTTCGTGTTGATGGTCCTGAAGTTTGGTTACAACCTGAAAACCCTGATTACCCAATAATCAAAATTACTCCAGAAAATAACTTTCTAATTTGGGGAATTGTAACTAATGTGATTAAGAGAGTTTAA
- a CDS encoding Lrp/AsnC ligand binding domain-containing protein yields MSKKLKIDGIDKIIIKRLVKDARTPILSIAREVGISGAAIHQRLRKLDESSLIDGYKMVLNPKALGYTTTAFVGVFLESASLYSSAIKRLKDIPEVVESHYTTGNYAIFIKIMCKNNEDLMHLLNKDIQSIKGVSRTETFISLDQQIDRQIKI; encoded by the coding sequence ATGTCAAAAAAATTAAAAATTGATGGAATTGATAAAATTATCATCAAAAGATTAGTAAAAGATGCACGTACCCCCATTTTAAGTATCGCTAGAGAAGTTGGGATTTCGGGTGCAGCAATACATCAAAGACTACGCAAACTTGACGAATCGAGCCTTATAGATGGCTACAAAATGGTTTTAAACCCGAAAGCATTAGGATACACTACAACCGCCTTTGTTGGAGTGTTTTTAGAATCAGCAAGTTTGTATTCTTCAGCTATTAAAAGACTTAAAGATATCCCCGAAGTCGTTGAAAGTCATTATACAACTGGTAACTATGCAATTTTCATTAAAATTATGTGTAAGAATAATGAGGATTTAATGCATTTGTTAAATAAAGATATCCAGAGTATAAAAGGAGTTTCAAGAACAGAAACATTCATATCTTTGGATCAACAAATAGACAGACAAATAAAAATTTAA
- a CDS encoding beta-ketoacyl synthase N-terminal-like domain-containing protein, giving the protein MKPISISAFASISPLGKTSEEVWNSYLDNDHRISKRDFKNFTEWTASISEEDRKEIENIRNSDNKYKSLDDTVLFAIYASRKAVIDANWKTGDDFGINIGSSRGATALFEKFHEEFLETGTSSTLSSPTTTLGNISSWIAHDLKSSGPEISHSITCSTALHSLLNGVAWIQAGMCDKFIVGGSEAPLTDFTIAQMKALKVYSKETEGNPCKAFDLEKTKNTMVLGEGAAVVCLENEISDKTIAKIEGVGYATEVLKHNTSVTADAECFQKSMKMACKHINLDEIDAIVMHAPGTIKGDSSEVNAIHKVFCNKIPFLTTNKWKIGHTFGASGLLNLELGLLMLQHQKVIEVPFAMKQTPPKHIKKVLVNAVGFGGNAVTVLLSL; this is encoded by the coding sequence TTGAAACCAATATCAATATCAGCTTTTGCATCTATATCTCCTTTAGGAAAAACTTCAGAAGAAGTTTGGAATAGTTATTTAGATAATGATCACAGAATTTCGAAAAGAGATTTTAAAAACTTTACTGAGTGGACCGCTTCTATTTCTGAAGAAGACAGAAAGGAAATTGAAAATATTCGAAACTCAGATAATAAGTACAAAAGTCTTGATGACACTGTTTTGTTTGCAATTTATGCTTCTAGAAAAGCAGTAATAGATGCGAATTGGAAAACTGGGGATGATTTTGGAATTAATATTGGTTCTTCTCGAGGAGCAACAGCATTGTTTGAAAAATTTCATGAAGAATTTCTTGAAACTGGAACTTCCTCTACCTTAAGTTCCCCAACAACTACATTAGGAAATATTTCATCTTGGATTGCCCATGATTTGAAAAGTTCAGGTCCAGAAATTTCACATTCTATTACCTGTTCTACTGCTTTACATTCTTTATTAAATGGTGTTGCTTGGATTCAAGCAGGAATGTGTGATAAATTTATTGTTGGTGGTAGTGAAGCTCCGTTGACAGATTTTACCATCGCACAAATGAAAGCGTTAAAAGTATATTCCAAAGAAACAGAAGGAAATCCATGTAAAGCTTTTGATTTAGAAAAAACCAAAAACACTATGGTTCTAGGTGAAGGTGCTGCTGTAGTATGTTTAGAAAATGAAATTTCAGATAAAACAATAGCTAAAATAGAAGGTGTTGGATATGCTACTGAAGTTTTAAAACATAATACTTCAGTAACAGCGGATGCTGAATGTTTTCAAAAATCTATGAAGATGGCTTGTAAGCATATCAACTTAGATGAAATTGATGCGATTGTAATGCATGCTCCCGGAACTATAAAAGGTGATTCTTCAGAAGTTAATGCGATTCATAAAGTTTTTTGTAACAAAATTCCTTTTTTAACTACTAATAAATGGAAGATTGGTCACACCTTCGGAGCTTCTGGTTTATTAAATCTAGAATTAGGCCTTTTAATGTTACAACATCAAAAGGTAATTGAAGTTCCTTTTGCTATGAAACAAACACCTCCAAAACATATTAAAAAAGTATTAGTAAATGCTGTTGGATTTGGTGGTAATGCTGTAACCGTCTTATTGAGTTTATAA
- a CDS encoding S41 family peptidase — protein sequence MNKNNLPIFFAIAMAFGVLIGAFFTGQSTTLSKSSLNEQKVKRLINFIEQDYVDEVNTDELLDGAIAQMLTKLDPHSVYIPKENLQAVTENMQGNFVGIGVQFRIIEDSITVVHPMKGGPSIKKGIKAGDRILIADSDTLYGKGIGNGQVLKTLKGAPNTEVKLKVYRKSNDSLFDVTVERGKVNIKSVDIAYMLNDSIGYIKLDRFARNTYKEFKESLTILKDLGMTDLVLDLRGNGGGFIDIANKIVDEFLEDDKLIVFTKNNGGEINESFATERGDFEDGGLYVLMDENSASASEIVAGALQDNDKGIIVGRRSFGKGLVQEEMDLGDGSAVRLTTARYYTPTGRSIQKPYKKPSKEDENGLSGNASSQQVNYGSEVENRYKNGELLNRDSIKIVDSLKYTTPKGKIVYGGGGIVPDVFVPIDTSSYISPYYYAYLNDFAFKYVDNNRTKLSEVKIDEFIKSFDDDNKVSNAFISKLKDFRPSRLTKQKLRKFLKATIARELFNDQGLYRMNHLDDKMILKVLELEKK from the coding sequence ATGAACAAGAATAATTTACCTATATTTTTTGCCATAGCTATGGCTTTTGGAGTTTTAATTGGCGCTTTTTTTACTGGGCAATCTACTACGTTAAGTAAGAGTTCTTTAAACGAGCAAAAAGTAAAACGCCTGATAAACTTTATCGAACAAGATTATGTTGATGAGGTAAATACAGATGAATTATTAGATGGTGCGATCGCACAAATGTTAACTAAACTCGATCCGCATTCAGTTTATATTCCAAAAGAAAATTTACAAGCCGTTACCGAGAATATGCAAGGTAATTTTGTAGGAATTGGAGTTCAGTTTAGAATAATTGAAGATAGTATTACGGTTGTTCATCCAATGAAGGGTGGGCCAAGTATAAAGAAAGGAATTAAAGCAGGAGATAGAATTTTAATTGCAGATTCTGATACTTTATACGGAAAAGGAATTGGAAACGGACAAGTTTTAAAAACATTAAAAGGAGCTCCGAATACAGAAGTTAAACTTAAAGTATATAGAAAATCTAACGATAGTTTATTTGATGTTACCGTAGAGCGTGGTAAAGTAAATATTAAAAGTGTTGATATTGCTTACATGCTTAACGATAGCATCGGTTATATTAAGTTAGATCGATTTGCTAGAAATACATATAAAGAATTTAAAGAATCATTGACCATCCTGAAAGATTTAGGAATGACGGATTTAGTTCTCGATTTAAGAGGTAATGGAGGTGGATTCATTGATATTGCAAATAAAATTGTTGATGAGTTTTTAGAAGACGATAAATTAATCGTTTTTACTAAAAATAATGGAGGTGAAATTAATGAGTCGTTTGCTACTGAGAGGGGAGATTTTGAAGATGGTGGATTATATGTTCTTATGGATGAAAATTCTGCATCGGCTTCTGAAATTGTAGCTGGAGCATTACAGGATAATGACAAAGGAATTATAGTTGGAAGACGCTCTTTTGGTAAAGGACTCGTACAGGAAGAAATGGATTTAGGAGATGGTTCTGCAGTAAGATTGACTACAGCGCGTTATTACACTCCAACAGGAAGATCAATTCAAAAACCTTACAAGAAACCTTCAAAAGAGGATGAAAATGGTTTATCTGGTAATGCTAGTTCTCAGCAAGTGAACTATGGTAGTGAAGTAGAAAATCGCTATAAGAATGGCGAACTATTGAATAGAGATAGCATTAAAATAGTTGATAGTTTAAAATACACTACACCTAAAGGAAAAATAGTCTACGGAGGTGGAGGAATTGTACCAGACGTATTTGTTCCTATAGATACTTCATCATACATCTCACCATATTATTATGCATACTTGAACGACTTTGCTTTCAAATATGTTGATAATAACAGAACGAAATTATCTGAAGTTAAAATAGATGAGTTCATAAAAAGTTTTGATGATGATAACAAGGTGTCTAATGCATTTATTAGTAAACTAAAAGATTTTCGACCTTCAAGGTTAACAAAACAAAAGCTACGTAAATTTCTAAAAGCAACTATCGCAAGAGAATTATTTAATGATCAAGGATTATATCGAATGAATCATTTAGATGATAAAATGATTTTGAAAGTGTTGGAACTAGAAAAGAAATAA
- a CDS encoding RNA polymerase sigma factor: METQLIDHLFRHHSGKMVSVLTRIFGLSNFDIIEDAIQDTFIKATLSWRTKIPENPEAWLIKASKNRVVDIFRKLQVEKKNLPEFSKGIDSIAINELFLDSEIEDAQLRMIFTACHPKLNPKDRIAFALKTVSGFSGKEIASALLLKEETVKKRLVRARKVIQQSNISFSIPQGVELPKRIESVLEVLYLIFNEGFHSNTKEQLVRKELCGEAMRLCKLVIKNRHTSISAAYALFALMCFHSARLDAKVTIENEVLDLKNQDRSKWYFPLVQLGNTMMNKAVEHNEFSSYHYEAAIISEHLKADNFEATNWEKILYWYECLYELQPMPSHILTMAVVCVQMNNYVKSSFYFDKINPDALEQRAYLFYAAKSDYFKAIGNIAKAIEFIDIALEKVTNRLEKEYLEKKRFSLSHF; the protein is encoded by the coding sequence ATGGAAACTCAACTTATAGACCATCTTTTTCGCCATCATAGCGGAAAGATGGTTTCTGTTTTAACACGTATTTTCGGTCTTTCGAATTTTGACATTATCGAAGATGCAATTCAAGATACTTTTATAAAAGCTACGCTTAGCTGGCGAACTAAAATTCCGGAAAATCCCGAAGCTTGGTTAATTAAAGCTTCTAAAAATCGTGTAGTTGATATTTTTAGAAAACTACAAGTTGAAAAGAAAAATCTACCAGAGTTCTCAAAGGGAATTGATTCAATTGCTATTAATGAACTTTTTCTAGATTCTGAAATAGAAGATGCTCAGTTACGAATGATTTTCACGGCTTGTCATCCCAAACTGAATCCTAAAGATAGAATTGCTTTTGCGCTAAAAACAGTATCAGGATTTAGCGGAAAGGAAATTGCTTCAGCTTTGTTACTAAAGGAAGAAACCGTTAAAAAAAGATTAGTAAGAGCTAGGAAAGTCATACAACAATCCAATATTTCATTTTCGATACCTCAAGGAGTGGAATTACCAAAAAGAATAGAAAGTGTCTTAGAAGTTTTGTATTTGATATTTAATGAAGGTTTTCATTCAAATACGAAAGAACAATTAGTTCGTAAAGAACTTTGTGGAGAAGCTATGCGTTTATGCAAACTTGTAATTAAAAATAGGCACACATCAATTTCTGCAGCCTATGCTTTATTTGCTTTAATGTGTTTTCATTCTGCTAGACTAGACGCTAAAGTTACTATTGAAAATGAAGTATTAGATTTAAAAAATCAAGATCGTTCAAAATGGTATTTCCCATTAGTTCAATTAGGAAATACAATGATGAATAAAGCAGTTGAACATAATGAGTTTTCGAGTTATCATTATGAAGCTGCTATAATTTCAGAGCATTTAAAAGCTGATAATTTTGAAGCTACTAATTGGGAAAAAATTCTATATTGGTATGAGTGTTTGTATGAATTGCAGCCAATGCCATCACATATATTGACGATGGCTGTGGTATGTGTACAAATGAATAATTATGTAAAGTCGAGTTTTTATTTTGATAAAATTAATCCTGATGCTCTTGAGCAACGAGCCTATTTATTTTATGCAGCAAAATCAGATTATTTTAAGGCAATTGGAAACATTGCAAAAGCAATAGAATTTATAGATATAGCATTAGAAAAAGTAACTAATCGATTAGAAAAAGAATATTTGGAAAAGAAGCGATTTAGTCTTTCCCATTTTTAA
- the bioA gene encoding adenosylmethionine--8-amino-7-oxononanoate transaminase, whose protein sequence is MTLQERDKKHIWHPLKQHQTHPNSLGIVKAKGCILTDEHGNEYIDAISSWYTCMFGHCNDFITSRVYEQMQQLDQIMFSDFTHPAAVELSEKLIHILPENQAKIFFNDNGSTAVESAIKMALQYYFNKGDQRATFIAFENGFHGDTFGAMSASGLSVYNGPFEDFLINVHRIPVPNGNNHAEILEQLESIITNNKVAAFVYEPIVQGAAGMKIHNMNGLNQIIGFCKSQNVLTIADEVMTGFGKTGKNFASDHITNKPDIICLSKALTGGLVPMAITSCTQEIYDAFLSNDIAKGYFHCHTYSANPIGCAAAIASIDLLTSEEIQNSIHRIAKKHETFSEQIKSHSKVKSTRTIGVIFALDLDTNMERYGTLRDLLLSSFMKEGVFLRPLGNTIYIQVPYVITNEQLDKIYSTIEKVLDTL, encoded by the coding sequence ATGACTTTACAAGAACGCGATAAAAAACATATTTGGCATCCTTTAAAACAGCATCAAACACATCCAAATAGTTTAGGAATTGTAAAAGCAAAAGGATGCATACTAACGGATGAACATGGGAATGAATATATAGATGCAATTTCGTCTTGGTACACTTGTATGTTTGGACATTGTAATGATTTTATTACGAGCCGTGTGTATGAACAAATGCAACAACTGGATCAAATCATGTTTAGTGATTTTACACATCCAGCTGCTGTAGAATTATCTGAGAAATTAATTCATATTTTACCAGAGAATCAAGCCAAAATCTTTTTTAATGATAATGGTTCAACTGCCGTTGAATCTGCTATAAAAATGGCGCTTCAATATTATTTCAATAAAGGAGATCAACGCGCTACTTTTATTGCTTTTGAAAATGGATTTCATGGTGATACTTTTGGAGCAATGTCTGCTTCTGGATTATCAGTTTATAACGGACCTTTTGAAGATTTCTTGATTAACGTTCATAGAATTCCTGTTCCAAATGGAAACAATCACGCTGAAATTTTAGAACAACTAGAAAGCATTATTACCAACAATAAAGTTGCTGCTTTTGTATATGAGCCAATTGTTCAAGGTGCTGCTGGAATGAAAATCCATAACATGAATGGTTTAAACCAAATTATCGGGTTTTGTAAATCTCAAAATGTGTTAACAATTGCTGATGAAGTTATGACTGGTTTTGGTAAAACTGGGAAAAACTTTGCATCAGATCATATAACAAACAAACCAGATATTATTTGTTTAAGCAAAGCATTAACTGGAGGATTAGTTCCAATGGCAATTACTTCTTGTACTCAAGAAATTTATGACGCTTTTTTAAGTAATGACATTGCCAAAGGTTATTTTCATTGTCATACCTACTCTGCTAACCCTATAGGTTGTGCAGCAGCAATTGCTAGTATTGATTTATTGACTTCAGAAGAAATTCAAAATAGTATTCACAGAATTGCTAAAAAACATGAAACATTCAGTGAACAGATTAAAAGTCATTCTAAAGTTAAATCTACAAGAACAATAGGTGTGATTTTCGCTCTAGATTTAGACACAAATATGGAACGCTACGGTACTTTAAGAGATTTATTACTGTCTTCTTTTATGAAAGAAGGAGTCTTTTTAAGACCACTGGGAAATACCATTTACATTCAAGTTCCTTATGTAATCACAAATGAACAATTAGATAAAATATATAGTACGATTGAAAAGGTTTTAGATACTCTCTAA
- a CDS encoding cytochrome c oxidase assembly factor Coa1 family protein, which produces MDNQNQKSWIARNWPWALPVGCCSGCLIFIILIIVGFGATVLSVVNSLGGMSPIEEAIELVKKDARVTSVIGEDIKTDGFPQGNISISDSDGEVDFVIPIKGELGEAELVVKGIRKDKKWIYEDLYVEIKETSERINLLEKEKVLESI; this is translated from the coding sequence ATGGATAATCAAAATCAAAAAAGTTGGATTGCTAGAAATTGGCCTTGGGCTTTACCTGTGGGATGTTGTTCAGGATGTTTAATTTTTATCATTTTAATCATTGTTGGTTTTGGAGCAACAGTTTTAAGTGTTGTGAACAGCTTAGGCGGAATGTCACCGATTGAAGAAGCTATAGAATTGGTTAAAAAAGATGCTCGAGTTACTTCAGTAATAGGAGAGGATATTAAGACAGACGGATTTCCTCAAGGAAACATTTCTATTTCTGATTCGGACGGAGAAGTAGATTTTGTTATTCCAATTAAAGGGGAATTAGGAGAAGCAGAACTTGTTGTTAAAGGAATTCGAAAAGATAAGAAATGGATATACGAAGATTTATATGTTGAAATTAAGGAAACAAGTGAGCGTATAAATTTATTAGAAAAAGAAAAGGTTTTAGAGAGTATCTAA
- a CDS encoding YciI family protein, with protein sequence MKEFMMIFIGADYGDLGLSPEEIQGRMGKWFAWNQKMEEQGIVKGGNALTADIRRIVGKNRTVSDVNSAEVKELVGGYYIVTAKDFDAVEVIAQDFPDYDLGSTVEIREIMVFDE encoded by the coding sequence ATGAAAGAATTTATGATGATTTTTATCGGTGCCGACTATGGCGATTTAGGACTTTCACCAGAAGAAATTCAAGGAAGAATGGGGAAGTGGTTTGCTTGGAATCAAAAAATGGAAGAGCAAGGAATTGTTAAAGGAGGAAATGCTTTAACAGCTGACATTAGAAGAATTGTTGGTAAAAACCGAACTGTTTCAGATGTGAACTCTGCAGAAGTAAAAGAACTTGTTGGAGGTTATTATATTGTTACCGCCAAAGACTTTGATGCTGTAGAAGTAATTGCTCAAGATTTTCCTGATTACGATTTAGGAAGTACTGTAGAGATTAGAGAAATAATGGTTTTCGATGAATAA
- a CDS encoding dCMP deaminase family protein, with protein sequence MTLTKKEERYARTYLNMAKQWGKLSHCNRKQVGALIVKDRMIISDGYNGTPTGFENACEDEEGWTKWYVLHAEANAILKVAGSTQSCKGATLYITLSPCKDCSKLIHQSGITRVVYSDEYKDKSGLEFLEKAGVELIYLPDEQE encoded by the coding sequence ATGACTTTAACAAAAAAAGAAGAACGATATGCTCGAACATATTTGAATATGGCTAAACAATGGGGGAAACTTTCTCATTGTAACCGTAAACAAGTTGGAGCACTTATTGTGAAAGACAGAATGATTATTTCTGATGGATATAATGGAACACCAACTGGGTTTGAAAATGCCTGTGAAGATGAAGAAGGCTGGACGAAGTGGTATGTGTTACATGCTGAAGCCAATGCAATTTTAAAAGTTGCAGGATCGACACAATCTTGTAAAGGAGCAACATTGTATATTACATTATCTCCATGTAAAGATTGTAGCAAATTAATACATCAATCAGGAATAACAAGAGTCGTATATTCAGATGAGTATAAGGATAAAAGTGGTTTAGAGTTTTTAGAAAAGGCAGGAGTTGAACTGATTTATTTACCGGATGAACAAGAATAA
- a CDS encoding pyridoxal phosphate-dependent aminotransferase family protein, which translates to MNFPEKLNQKLILRKESNSLRSLNSETSLIDFYSNDYLGFAQSESIFQRTHQLLTDRDLKINGATGSRLISGNHNLYQETEECIAQFHNVEKALIFNSGYDANVGFFSAVPQRGDIILYDEVIHASIRDGIQLSNAKSYKFKHNNTDHLKEILDRVEFDNAYVVTESVFSMDGDCPDLNEFVEIGKKDNVYLIIDEAHALGVYGENGSGLVQNLKLEKEIFARIITYGKALGCHGAAVLGSKDLYDYLVNFSRSFIYTTGLSPHSVATIKVAYEHLNNETIFLLSERIDHFKSELKRLQLNSKFIESTSAIHCCIISGTEKTKNIAEQLQQKNFNVKPILSPTVPVRQERLRICLHSFNSNEEITAILEHLATFV; encoded by the coding sequence ATGAATTTTCCTGAAAAACTAAATCAAAAACTGATTCTTAGAAAAGAATCAAATTCTCTACGAAGTTTAAATTCTGAAACGAGTTTAATTGACTTTTATTCCAACGATTATTTAGGATTTGCTCAGTCTGAATCTATTTTTCAGCGAACACATCAGTTATTAACTGATCGAGACTTAAAAATAAATGGAGCTACAGGTTCTCGTTTAATTTCAGGAAATCATAATTTATATCAAGAAACGGAAGAATGTATAGCACAATTTCATAACGTTGAAAAAGCGCTCATTTTTAATTCTGGTTATGATGCCAACGTTGGTTTTTTCTCTGCTGTACCGCAACGTGGAGATATAATTCTATATGATGAAGTAATTCACGCTTCTATTCGAGATGGAATTCAACTTTCTAACGCTAAATCCTATAAGTTCAAACATAATAATACAGATCATCTTAAAGAAATTTTAGATAGAGTTGAATTTGACAATGCGTATGTTGTAACAGAATCTGTATTTTCAATGGATGGAGATTGTCCCGATTTAAATGAGTTTGTTGAAATTGGAAAAAAAGATAATGTCTACTTAATTATTGATGAAGCGCATGCTCTTGGAGTATATGGAGAAAATGGATCAGGCTTGGTTCAAAATTTAAAACTAGAAAAAGAAATTTTCGCTCGAATTATAACCTACGGAAAGGCATTAGGTTGCCATGGTGCAGCCGTTCTTGGGAGTAAGGATTTATATGATTATCTCGTAAATTTTTCTAGAAGTTTTATTTATACCACTGGACTATCTCCTCATTCTGTAGCAACTATAAAAGTTGCTTACGAACATTTAAATAATGAAACTATATTTCTTCTTTCTGAAAGAATAGATCATTTTAAATCAGAACTTAAGCGATTACAACTAAACTCTAAGTTTATTGAAAGTACCTCAGCTATTCATTGTTGTATTATCTCAGGAACAGAGAAAACAAAAAATATAGCTGAACAACTACAACAAAAAAACTTTAATGTAAAGCCTATTTTATCTCCAACTGTTCCTGTAAGACAAGAACGACTTCGTATTTGTTTACACAGCTTTAATTCTAACGAAGAAATTACTGCTATTTTAGAGCATCTTGCTACCTTTGTTTAA
- the bioD gene encoding dethiobiotin synthase: MKKYFITGISTEVGKTVASAIITEALEADYWKPVQSGDLEYSDTHKVQNLISNATSVFHKNSYALNTPMSPHASAEIDGITIDINEIKEPSTQNNLVIEGAGGLLVPLNNESTILDLIQPDYKVIVVSRHYLGSINHTLLTLNLLKEKGFDISLVFSGNEHKTTEEIIRKMSGVPVIGRIEEEPYFDQNVIKEYADKFRDKL; this comes from the coding sequence ATGAAAAAATATTTTATAACTGGAATATCTACTGAGGTAGGAAAAACAGTTGCTTCAGCAATTATTACTGAAGCTTTAGAAGCGGATTATTGGAAACCTGTACAATCTGGTGACTTAGAATATTCAGATACTCATAAAGTTCAAAATTTAATTAGTAACGCTACATCTGTTTTTCATAAAAATAGTTATGCTTTAAACACGCCAATGAGTCCGCATGCTTCTGCAGAAATAGATGGAATTACTATTGATATTAATGAAATCAAAGAACCATCAACTCAAAACAATCTAGTGATTGAAGGTGCTGGTGGTTTATTAGTTCCTCTAAATAATGAAAGCACGATTTTAGATTTAATTCAACCAGATTACAAAGTAATCGTAGTTTCTCGTCATTATTTAGGAAGTATAAACCATACACTACTTACCTTAAACTTATTAAAAGAAAAAGGGTTTGATATCTCTTTAGTTTTTAGTGGAAATGAACATAAAACTACCGAAGAAATTATTCGAAAAATGAGCGGAGTTCCTGTAATTGGAAGAATTGAGGAAGAACCTTATTTTGATCAGAATGTAATTAAAGAATATGCTGATAAATTTAGAGATAAATTATAA